A region from the Sutcliffiella horikoshii genome encodes:
- a CDS encoding S1C family serine protease, producing the protein MKKDENEEFEELEEPSLEDFQITEEELAAIARKKQKRKKTIKYITFFIILALLVNIWGIFPRIVNIPSIQFLLKSNELSKDSDIQAWKEAVVTINGNGRKGTGFIIDPAGLIVTNFHVIDKMKEIQVSFSNGEIYSAEVLKENPENDIALLKVTAQKENFASLPLSDQKVEPNRPIYIIGNPLAHTFIVNEGTSGEMVRSSIHSDVLLIEVPVHSGNSGSPVLTEDGLVVGVVYATTEENKGLAIPAKQILELLDMD; encoded by the coding sequence GTGAAAAAGGACGAAAATGAAGAATTCGAGGAGTTGGAAGAGCCTTCATTGGAAGATTTTCAAATAACCGAAGAGGAATTAGCAGCAATAGCAAGGAAAAAACAAAAAAGGAAAAAGACAATAAAGTACATAACATTTTTTATCATATTGGCCCTATTAGTGAATATATGGGGCATTTTTCCCCGTATCGTGAATATCCCATCCATACAATTTTTGTTAAAATCCAATGAATTATCAAAAGATAGTGATATACAGGCATGGAAGGAAGCCGTTGTAACTATTAACGGAAATGGGCGAAAAGGAACAGGATTTATCATTGACCCTGCTGGATTAATTGTTACAAACTTTCATGTTATTGACAAAATGAAAGAAATACAGGTTTCCTTTTCAAATGGAGAAATATACTCAGCAGAAGTTTTAAAGGAAAATCCAGAAAATGATATCGCATTGTTAAAGGTTACTGCACAGAAAGAGAATTTCGCTTCACTTCCGTTAAGTGATCAAAAGGTCGAACCTAATCGACCTATCTATATAATTGGAAACCCACTCGCACATACTTTTATTGTAAATGAAGGCACTTCTGGAGAAATGGTTCGTTCTTCTATACATTCGGACGTTTTACTTATTGAGGTTCCTGTACATTCCGGTAATAGTGGGAGCCCTGTCCTTACAGAAGATGGATTAGTGGTAGGAGTGGTATATGCAACAACAGAGGAAAACAAAGGATTGGCAATACCAGCGAAACAAATACTAGAGCTTTTAGACATGGATTAA
- a CDS encoding YceI family protein, which yields MAKTVWNVDKSHSTVDFSVKHMMFATVKGGFHEYDATIVADPTDLTTADIEFTVDVASIDTRSSDRDAHLRSADFFDVDNHPKMTFKATTIEKTDDNEYNVTGDLTLRGTTKSETFSVVFEGTGQDPWGNEKAGFAVEGKLKRSDYGLTWNAPLEAGGVLVGDQIKIALQLQAAKG from the coding sequence ATGGCTAAAACAGTATGGAATGTTGACAAATCTCACAGTACAGTGGATTTTTCGGTGAAGCACATGATGTTCGCTACAGTTAAAGGCGGATTTCATGAGTATGATGCAACAATTGTAGCGGATCCAACTGATTTAACAACAGCTGATATTGAATTTACAGTGGATGTTGCAAGTATCGATACACGAAGCAGTGACCGTGATGCTCACCTTCGCTCTGCTGATTTCTTTGATGTAGATAATCATCCAAAAATGACGTTCAAAGCGACAACCATTGAAAAAACAGACGATAACGAATATAACGTAACAGGAGATCTTACTCTACGTGGTACGACAAAATCAGAAACATTCTCCGTTGTATTTGAAGGAACTGGTCAAGATCCTTGGGGAAATGAAAAAGCAGGTTTTGCAGTAGAAGGAAAACTTAAGCGCAGTGACTATGGTTTGACATGGAATGCTCCATTAGAAGCCGGTGGTGTACTTGTTGGCGATCAAATTAAAATAGCATTGCAATTACAAGCTGCTAAAGGATAA
- a CDS encoding DUF1871 family protein, giving the protein MESFISVSKRKKQDVVTKIINEWDPMDLLAMGAGEDRYRLKIDKIVDALDQVDSVDVLAGFIKQYMDASFSTDFPSITCLQVAVLIWEEIQE; this is encoded by the coding sequence ATGGAAAGTTTTATTAGTGTATCTAAGAGAAAAAAACAAGACGTCGTCACCAAGATTATCAATGAATGGGATCCAATGGACCTCCTTGCAATGGGAGCGGGGGAAGATAGGTACCGGTTAAAAATTGATAAAATTGTAGATGCGCTAGATCAAGTTGACTCGGTAGACGTACTAGCAGGGTTCATTAAACAATATATGGACGCTTCTTTTTCCACCGATTTCCCCTCTATAACATGCTTGCAAGTAGCGGTTTTAATCTGGGAAGAAATACAAGAATAA